Proteins co-encoded in one Enterobacter sp. R4-368 genomic window:
- a CDS encoding ABC transporter permease: MKSIVRILPGDAIIRLQCVIIIVVALVFSALLGSRFFSIANFQSIGSQLPILGMLALGMGITMLTGGINLSIIASANACSLVMAAVIVSHPDNPLFLALALLAGLLVAVAIGALNGALVAWIGVSPILATLGTMTLISGLNILFSNGTVISGFPAAIQFLGNATLLGIPVALLLFIFVALLLWVLLEHTTLGRSLYLVGSNEQATRYSGVNTVRVQISVYIISALLGWAAAILMMAKFNSAKAGYGESYLLVTILASVLGGINPDGGFGRVLGLVLALVVLQMLESGFNLLGISSYLTMALWGAVLILFIALQNRKA; this comes from the coding sequence ATGAAATCCATCGTCCGAATTCTGCCCGGTGATGCCATCATCCGCTTGCAATGCGTGATTATCATCGTCGTGGCGCTGGTTTTCTCTGCGCTGCTCGGCAGCCGTTTTTTCAGCATCGCTAACTTCCAGTCGATTGGCTCGCAGTTGCCGATTCTGGGCATGCTGGCGCTGGGCATGGGCATCACCATGCTGACCGGCGGCATTAATCTGTCGATCATTGCCAGTGCGAACGCCTGTTCGCTGGTGATGGCGGCGGTGATTGTCAGCCACCCGGATAACCCGCTATTCCTGGCGCTGGCGTTACTCGCCGGTCTGCTGGTGGCGGTGGCGATTGGCGCACTGAACGGTGCGCTGGTGGCGTGGATTGGCGTTTCGCCAATTCTGGCAACCCTTGGCACCATGACGCTGATTTCCGGGCTCAATATTCTGTTCTCAAATGGCACGGTCATCTCCGGTTTTCCGGCGGCTATCCAGTTCCTTGGCAACGCCACACTGCTTGGCATCCCGGTTGCGTTGTTGCTGTTTATTTTCGTTGCGTTGCTGCTGTGGGTGTTACTCGAACACACGACGCTCGGGCGCAGCCTTTATCTGGTTGGTTCAAACGAGCAGGCCACCCGCTACAGCGGTGTGAATACCGTTCGCGTACAGATTTCGGTCTATATCATCTCCGCGCTGTTGGGCTGGGCGGCCGCCATTTTGATGATGGCGAAGTTCAATTCGGCGAAAGCGGGCTATGGTGAGTCTTATCTTCTGGTGACCATTCTGGCGTCGGTGCTGGGCGGCATTAACCCGGACGGCGGTTTTGGCCGCGTGCTGGGGCTGGTGCTGGCGCTGGTGGTACTGCAGATGCTGGAGAGTGGCTTTAATTTGTTGGGTATCAGCAGTTATCTGACGATGGCGCTCTGGGGCGCGGTGCTGATCCTCTTTATCGCATTACAAAATCGAAAAGCCTGA
- the putA gene encoding trifunctional transcriptional regulator/proline dehydrogenase/L-glutamate gamma-semialdehyde dehydrogenase, with amino-acid sequence MGTTTMGVKLDDATRERIKAAAATIDRTPHWLIKQAIFNFLEKLENNEGLPELATASAIAQEDESAVVVDDSHQPFLDFAEQILPQSVSRAAITGAWRWAETDAVPMLLEQARLPQPVAENAHKLAYQLAEKLRNQKTASGRAGMVQSLLQEFSLSSQEGVALMCLAEALLRIPDKATRDALIRDKISNGNWQSHIGRSPSLFVNAATWGLLFTGRLVSTHNEANLSHSLNRIIGKSGEPLIRKGVDMAMRLMGEQFVTGETIAEALANARKLEEKGFRYSYDMLGEAALTAADAQAYMVSYQQAIHAIGKASNGRGIYEGPGISIKLSALHPRYSRAQYDRVMDELYPRLKSLTLLARQYDIGINIDAEEADRLEISLDLLEKLCFEPELAGWNGIGFVIQAYQKRCPFVIDYLVDLATRSRRRLMIRLVKGAYWDSEIKRAQMEGLEGYPVYTRKVYTDVSYLACAKKLLAVPNLIYPQFATHNAHTLAAIYQLAGQNYYPGQYEFQCLHGMGEPLYEQVVGKVADGKLNRPCRIYAPVGTHETLLAYLVRRLLENGANTSFVNRIADNTLPLDALVADPVSEVEKIAAQEGQVGLPHPKIALPRALYGEGRINAAGLDLANEHRLASLSSSLLASAAQKWYARPTLEQVVMDGEPVAVINPAEPKDTVGYVVEASEAQVNQALENAVNHAPIWFATPPQERAAILQRAAVLMEDQMQSLIGILVREAGKTFSNAIAEVREAVDFLRYYAGQVSADFDNETHRPLGPVVCISPWNFPLAIFTGQIAAALAAGNSVLAKPAEQTPLIAAQGVAILLEAGVPAGVLQLLPGRGETVGAQLTADPRVRGVMFTGSTDVATLLQRSIATRLDAQGRPTPLIAETGGMNAMIVDSSALTEQVVIDVLASAFDSAGQRCSALRVLCLQDDIADHTLTMLRGAMAECRMGNPGRLTTDIGPVIDADAKANIEKHIQAMQAKGRKVYQAVRENSEDAREWRTGTFVAPTLIELESFDELKKEVFGPVLHVVRYHRNQLDQLIAQINASGYGLTLGVHTRIDETIAQVTGNAHVGNLYVNRNMVGAVVGVQPFGGEGLSGTGPKAGGPLYLYRLLGSRPENAVQKTLARHDAQHPLDAQLKASLLQPLEALRAWAKDRPALQQLCAHYGELAQTGTQRLLQGPTGERNSWTLVPRERVLCVADNEQDALVQLAAVIACGSQLLWPDDTLHRDMAKQLPESVSKRIQFAKADALMAQTFDAVIFHGDSDQLVALCENVAARNGAIVSVQGFARGETNILLERLWVERSLSVNTAAAGGNASLMTIG; translated from the coding sequence ATGGGCACCACCACCATGGGGGTCAAGCTTGATGACGCAACACGCGAAAGGATCAAAGCCGCCGCGGCGACTATCGACCGCACACCGCACTGGCTGATTAAACAAGCCATCTTCAATTTTCTGGAAAAACTGGAAAACAACGAAGGCCTGCCGGAACTGGCGACCGCATCCGCCATCGCGCAGGAAGACGAAAGTGCCGTTGTGGTTGATGACAGCCACCAGCCGTTTCTCGATTTTGCCGAGCAGATCCTGCCGCAGTCAGTTTCCCGCGCCGCGATCACCGGCGCATGGCGCTGGGCGGAAACCGATGCGGTGCCGATGTTGCTGGAACAAGCCCGCCTGCCACAACCGGTGGCGGAAAATGCCCATAAGCTGGCTTATCAGCTAGCGGAAAAACTGCGTAACCAGAAAACCGCCTCCGGCCGCGCTGGCATGGTGCAAAGCCTGTTACAGGAGTTTTCCCTCTCCTCGCAGGAAGGCGTGGCGCTCATGTGTCTGGCCGAAGCGTTACTGCGTATTCCCGACAAAGCCACCCGCGATGCGCTGATCCGCGACAAAATCAGCAACGGTAACTGGCAGTCACACATTGGGCGCAGCCCGTCGCTGTTCGTCAATGCCGCCACCTGGGGACTGCTGTTTACTGGCCGTCTGGTCTCCACGCACAACGAAGCCAATCTCTCGCATTCGCTGAATCGTATTATTGGCAAAAGCGGTGAGCCGCTGATCCGCAAAGGCGTGGATATGGCGATGCGCCTGATGGGCGAACAGTTCGTCACCGGCGAAACGATCGCCGAAGCGCTGGCCAACGCGCGCAAGCTTGAAGAGAAAGGTTTCCGTTACTCCTACGACATGCTCGGCGAAGCGGCACTCACCGCAGCCGATGCGCAAGCGTATATGGTGTCATACCAGCAGGCGATCCACGCCATTGGCAAAGCCTCCAACGGGCGCGGCATTTATGAAGGGCCAGGGATTTCCATCAAGTTATCTGCCCTGCACCCGCGCTACAGCCGTGCGCAATACGACCGTGTGATGGATGAACTCTATCCGCGCCTGAAATCCCTCACCTTGCTGGCACGCCAGTATGACATCGGCATTAATATTGACGCCGAAGAGGCCGATCGTCTGGAAATTTCCCTCGATCTGCTGGAAAAACTCTGTTTCGAGCCGGAACTGGCAGGCTGGAACGGCATCGGTTTTGTTATTCAGGCCTACCAGAAGCGCTGCCCGTTTGTGATTGATTATCTTGTGGATCTGGCGACACGTAGCCGTCGTCGTCTAATGATCCGCCTGGTAAAAGGCGCTTACTGGGACAGCGAAATCAAGCGCGCGCAAATGGAAGGGCTGGAAGGCTACCCGGTTTATACCCGCAAGGTATACACCGATGTTTCATACCTCGCCTGCGCGAAAAAATTACTCGCGGTGCCGAACCTGATCTATCCGCAGTTCGCTACTCACAATGCCCATACGCTGGCAGCTATTTACCAGCTTGCCGGGCAAAACTACTATCCGGGCCAGTACGAATTCCAGTGCCTGCACGGCATGGGCGAACCGTTGTATGAGCAAGTCGTAGGGAAAGTGGCCGATGGCAAACTGAACCGCCCGTGCCGCATTTATGCGCCGGTGGGCACCCACGAAACACTGCTGGCGTATCTGGTGCGCCGCCTGCTGGAAAACGGCGCGAATACCTCGTTCGTCAACCGCATCGCCGACAACACGCTGCCGCTGGACGCGCTGGTTGCCGATCCGGTGAGCGAAGTGGAAAAGATCGCCGCCCAGGAAGGCCAGGTCGGTTTACCGCACCCGAAAATCGCCCTGCCCCGCGCACTGTATGGCGAAGGACGAATCAATGCCGCTGGCCTCGATCTGGCGAACGAACACCGTCTGGCCTCGCTCTCCTCCTCGCTGCTCGCCAGCGCGGCGCAGAAATGGTACGCCCGCCCGACGCTGGAACAGGTGGTCATGGACGGCGAACCCGTCGCGGTCATTAACCCTGCCGAACCGAAAGACACCGTTGGCTATGTGGTGGAAGCCAGCGAAGCGCAGGTTAATCAGGCGCTGGAAAACGCCGTTAATCACGCACCAATCTGGTTTGCCACACCGCCGCAGGAGCGCGCCGCCATTCTTCAGCGCGCCGCGGTGCTGATGGAAGACCAAATGCAGTCGCTGATTGGCATTCTGGTGCGTGAAGCGGGTAAAACCTTCAGCAACGCCATTGCCGAAGTGCGCGAAGCGGTCGATTTCCTGCGCTACTACGCAGGCCAGGTCAGTGCGGATTTCGATAATGAAACGCACCGTCCGCTGGGGCCGGTAGTCTGTATCAGCCCGTGGAACTTCCCGCTGGCGATTTTCACCGGCCAGATTGCCGCAGCGTTAGCGGCGGGCAACAGCGTGCTGGCAAAACCTGCCGAACAGACTCCGCTGATTGCCGCTCAGGGCGTGGCTATTCTGCTGGAAGCCGGTGTTCCGGCGGGCGTTTTACAATTATTGCCGGGGCGTGGCGAAACCGTAGGCGCGCAGCTGACCGCCGATCCGCGCGTGCGTGGCGTGATGTTTACCGGCTCCACCGACGTGGCGACGCTGCTGCAACGCAGTATCGCCACGCGTCTTGATGCCCAGGGTCGCCCGACACCGCTTATCGCTGAAACCGGCGGGATGAACGCGATGATTGTCGACTCCTCCGCGCTTACCGAACAGGTGGTTATCGATGTACTGGCCTCCGCGTTCGATAGCGCAGGCCAGCGCTGTTCAGCCCTCCGCGTGCTCTGCTTACAGGATGATATTGCCGATCACACGCTGACCATGCTGCGCGGCGCGATGGCGGAGTGTCGCATGGGTAACCCAGGCCGACTGACCACCGATATCGGCCCGGTGATCGACGCCGACGCGAAAGCGAATATCGAGAAACATATTCAGGCCATGCAGGCCAAAGGGCGCAAGGTGTACCAGGCAGTGCGTGAAAACAGTGAAGATGCGCGTGAATGGCGCACCGGTACCTTTGTCGCGCCAACGCTGATTGAACTGGAGAGCTTTGACGAGCTGAAAAAAGAGGTCTTCGGTCCGGTGCTGCACGTTGTTCGTTATCACCGTAACCAGTTGGATCAGTTAATCGCGCAGATTAACGCCTCCGGCTATGGCCTGACGCTCGGCGTTCATACCCGTATCGATGAAACCATCGCCCAGGTCACCGGCAATGCCCATGTCGGTAACCTGTATGTGAACCGCAATATGGTGGGCGCCGTGGTAGGTGTGCAGCCATTTGGCGGTGAAGGGTTGTCCGGCACCGGGCCGAAAGCTGGCGGGCCGCTCTATCTTTACCGCCTGTTAGGCAGCCGACCGGAAAATGCGGTGCAGAAAACGCTGGCCCGTCACGACGCGCAGCATCCGCTGGATGCGCAGCTGAAAGCATCACTCTTGCAGCCGCTGGAAGCATTACGCGCATGGGCAAAAGATCGTCCGGCGCTGCAACAGCTCTGCGCGCATTATGGCGAGCTGGCGCAAACCGGAACACAACGCCTGCTGCAAGGCCCGACGGGTGAACGCAACAGCTGGACGCTGGTACCGCGCGAGCGGGTGCTCTGCGTGGCGGATAACGAGCAGGACGCGCTGGTGCAACTGGCGGCGGTCATCGCCTGCGGCAGTCAACTGCTGTGGCCGGACGATACGCTGCACCGCGATATGGCGAAACAGTTGCCGGAAAGCGTCAGCAAGCGTATCCAGTTTGCCAAAGCCGATGCGTTGATGGCGCAGACGTTTGATGCGGTGATTTTCCATGGTGACTCCGACCAACTGGTGGCGCTGTGCGAAAACGTCGCCGCACGAAATGGCGCTATTGTGTCGGTTCAGGGCTTTGCACGCGGTGAAACCAACATCCTGCTCGAACGTCTGTGGGTGGAACGCTCGTTGAGCGTCAACACTGCCGCTGCCGGTGGCAACGCCAGCCTGATGACGATTGGCTGA
- a CDS encoding ABC transporter permease: MRNTSFSRLVGQHEFWLGLLVIALAIFLSVRTDEFLSLGNLTDVATSYAILGILACGLFVVLISGGIDISFPAMTAIAQYAMASWVIAHGGNFALALGLSMAVGLLLGLVNGFLVYWLRVPAIIITIATLNVYYGLLVYATKGTWLYGFPDWFMNGINWFSFTAADGYDYGLTLPLLCLGSTIILTAVLMNYTRLGRQIYAMGGNRDAASRLGLNLLKLHFYVYGFMGILAGVAAVVQAQITQSVAPNSLLGFELTVLAAVVLGGTSMSGGRGTLTGTLLGVVLLAFLQNGLTLLGVSSYWHTVFSGAIILVSISATAWNEKRKLAREL; encoded by the coding sequence ATGCGTAACACGTCCTTTTCCCGCCTTGTCGGGCAACATGAATTCTGGCTGGGGCTGTTGGTGATCGCGCTGGCGATATTTCTCAGCGTGCGGACCGATGAGTTTCTCTCCCTCGGCAACCTGACAGATGTCGCCACCAGCTACGCCATCCTCGGGATTCTGGCCTGCGGGCTTTTTGTGGTGCTGATTTCCGGCGGCATCGACATTTCGTTTCCGGCGATGACCGCCATTGCCCAATACGCCATGGCCAGTTGGGTGATTGCCCACGGTGGTAATTTCGCGCTGGCGTTAGGGCTGTCGATGGCGGTCGGGCTGCTGCTGGGCCTGGTCAACGGCTTCCTGGTCTACTGGCTGCGCGTGCCTGCCATCATCATTACCATTGCCACGCTGAATGTTTACTACGGCCTGCTGGTGTATGCCACCAAAGGAACGTGGCTGTACGGTTTCCCGGACTGGTTTATGAACGGCATCAACTGGTTCTCGTTCACCGCCGCCGATGGTTACGACTATGGACTGACGCTGCCGCTGCTGTGTCTGGGCTCGACCATCATTCTGACTGCCGTGTTAATGAACTACACCCGGCTGGGCCGCCAGATTTATGCCATGGGCGGCAACCGTGATGCCGCGTCACGCCTTGGGTTGAATCTGCTGAAGCTGCACTTCTACGTCTACGGTTTTATGGGCATTCTCGCCGGTGTTGCGGCCGTAGTGCAGGCGCAAATTACCCAGTCTGTTGCGCCCAACTCGCTGCTGGGGTTTGAGCTGACGGTACTGGCGGCGGTGGTGCTTGGCGGCACCAGCATGTCCGGTGGGCGCGGTACGCTGACCGGTACGCTACTGGGCGTTGTGCTGCTGGCCTTCCTGCAGAATGGCTTAACGCTGCTGGGCGTATCCTCTTACTGGCACACGGTGTTTAGCGGCGCGATTATTCTGGTGAGTATTAGCGCCACCGCGTGGAACGAAAAACGCAAACTTGCGAGGGAGTTATAA
- a CDS encoding FGGY-family carbohydrate kinase: MASYFIGVDVGTGSARAGVFDLTGRMVSQASRAIEIYRPQADFVEQSSDNIWQAVCNAVRDAVNQADINPIQVKGLGFDATCSLVVLDKEGNPLTISPSGRSEQNIIVWMDHRAISQANRINATHHRVLDYVGGIISPEMQTPKLLWLKQHMPNTWANAGYYFDLPDFLTWRATGDDTRSLCSTVCKWTYMGHEDKWDTSYFRQIGLEDLLEHDAEKIGRYVKTMGEPLGRGLTQRAATEMGLMPGTAVSVSIIDAHAGTLGTLGASGPSGEMADFDRRIALIGGTSTGHMAISPQARFIGGVWGPYFSAVLPGYWLNEGGQSATGALIDHMIQSHPCYETLLVQAKAQGQTIYEVLNALLRKMAGEPENIAFLTRDIHILPYFHGNRSPRANPTLTGVISGLKLSRTPEDMALHYLATIQAIALGTRHIIETMNQSGYSIDTVMASGGGTKNPIFVQEHANATGCAMLLPEESEAMLLGGAMMGTVAAGVFDTFPEAMSAMSRIGKTVTPQTNRIKQYYDRKYTVFHAMYQDHMKYRQLMQEEA, encoded by the coding sequence ATGGCGAGCTACTTTATTGGTGTGGATGTTGGCACCGGCAGCGCACGTGCAGGCGTCTTTGATTTGACCGGCAGAATGGTCAGCCAGGCGAGCAGGGCGATTGAAATTTACCGCCCGCAGGCCGACTTTGTGGAGCAATCTTCCGACAATATCTGGCAGGCGGTGTGCAACGCGGTACGCGATGCGGTGAACCAGGCGGACATTAATCCGATTCAGGTTAAAGGCCTCGGTTTTGACGCGACCTGTTCGCTGGTGGTGCTCGACAAAGAGGGCAACCCGCTGACCATTAGTCCTTCCGGGCGCAGTGAGCAGAACATTATCGTGTGGATGGATCACCGTGCCATCTCGCAGGCGAACCGTATCAACGCCACGCACCACCGGGTGCTGGATTACGTGGGCGGGATCATCTCGCCGGAGATGCAAACGCCGAAACTGCTGTGGCTAAAACAGCACATGCCGAACACCTGGGCCAATGCCGGGTATTACTTCGACCTGCCGGATTTTCTCACCTGGCGGGCGACCGGCGATGACACCCGTTCACTTTGCTCCACGGTGTGCAAGTGGACATATATGGGCCATGAGGATAAGTGGGACACCAGTTATTTCCGCCAGATTGGTCTTGAGGATTTGCTGGAGCATGATGCAGAGAAAATTGGCCGCTACGTGAAAACCATGGGTGAGCCGCTGGGGCGCGGACTGACGCAGCGCGCAGCAACCGAAATGGGGTTGATGCCCGGCACGGCGGTCAGCGTGTCGATTATCGATGCCCACGCAGGCACGCTGGGAACGCTCGGCGCCAGTGGGCCTTCGGGGGAAATGGCGGATTTCGATCGGCGTATCGCGCTGATTGGCGGCACCTCTACCGGCCATATGGCGATTTCACCGCAGGCACGCTTTATCGGCGGCGTGTGGGGGCCTTACTTCTCGGCGGTGCTGCCGGGTTACTGGCTGAATGAGGGCGGGCAGTCGGCGACCGGGGCATTAATCGACCATATGATCCAGTCCCATCCGTGCTACGAAACGCTGCTCGTCCAGGCAAAAGCGCAAGGGCAAACCATCTATGAAGTGCTGAATGCGCTGCTGCGCAAGATGGCGGGCGAGCCGGAAAACATCGCGTTTTTAACGCGTGATATTCACATTCTGCCGTACTTCCACGGTAACCGTTCGCCGCGTGCGAACCCGACATTAACCGGGGTGATCAGCGGGTTGAAACTGTCGCGTACACCGGAGGATATGGCGCTGCATTATCTGGCGACCATCCAGGCGATTGCCCTCGGGACGCGGCATATTATTGAAACCATGAATCAAAGTGGTTACAGCATCGACACGGTAATGGCGAGCGGCGGTGGCACCAAGAACCCGATCTTTGTTCAGGAGCATGCAAATGCCACCGGTTGCGCGATGTTGCTGCCGGAAGAGAGCGAAGCGATGCTGCTCGGCGGGGCAATGATGGGCACCGTGGCGGCGGGCGTGTTTGACACTTTCCCGGAAGCGATGTCGGCGATGAGCCGCATTGGCAAGACGGTGACGCCGCAGACTAACCGCATTAAGCAGTATTACGATCGCAAATACACCGTCTTCCATGCGATGTACCAGGATCACATGAAATACCGCCAACTGATGCAGGAGGAGGCATGA
- a CDS encoding SIS domain-containing protein yields MSDSWRQACGAWQIYSEEMAALSHHLNDALWDRLMAELRGCRGKIAVTGVGTSGIAARKIAHMLACVERPAIYLNATDAAHGDLGFLDHYDLVIMLSRGGNSDELTRLLPGLAQKGVPLISVTENPDSAIAQAARLVISTGVRREIDPLNMLATTSIVLTLAIFDAACACLMSESGYSKETLLSVHPGGDVGLTLRKKAP; encoded by the coding sequence ATGAGCGATAGCTGGCGTCAGGCCTGCGGCGCCTGGCAAATCTATAGCGAAGAGATGGCGGCGTTAAGTCACCATCTTAACGATGCGCTGTGGGATAGGTTAATGGCAGAGCTGCGTGGCTGTCGTGGCAAAATCGCGGTCACCGGCGTAGGAACATCCGGCATTGCGGCACGCAAGATTGCCCATATGCTGGCGTGCGTCGAACGCCCGGCTATCTATCTGAATGCCACGGATGCCGCGCACGGTGATTTGGGGTTTCTCGATCACTATGATCTGGTGATTATGCTGTCGCGCGGCGGGAATTCCGACGAATTAACGCGGCTGTTGCCAGGGCTTGCACAAAAGGGCGTGCCGCTGATTAGCGTGACGGAAAACCCGGATTCCGCTATCGCCCAGGCCGCGCGGCTGGTGATTTCCACCGGCGTGCGGCGCGAAATTGATCCGCTTAATATGCTGGCGACCACTTCCATCGTGCTGACGCTGGCGATTTTCGATGCCGCCTGCGCCTGCCTGATGAGCGAAAGTGGTTATTCAAAAGAGACGTTACTGTCGGTACATCCCGGCGGGGATGTTGGATTGACGCTCAGAAAAAAAGCGCCGTAA
- a CDS encoding sugar ABC transporter ATP-binding protein: MTDTTAFITLENISKRFPGVLALDNVNLRLEKGEVHCLAGQNGCGKSTIIKVISGVYHPEKGANIALDGKLFHQLTPQLSAHYGIQVIYQDLSLFPNFSVAENIAIHRYLPGGDIWVRRRAMRTQALAAMARIGVRLDPDKKVEKLSIADRQLVAICRAIAADARLVIMDEPTASLTRQEVNGLLRVVNELKAAGICVVFVSHRLDEVMEVADRISVMRDGKLIGTWPASELDSHELAYLMTGQRFNYSPLPEKPPVDQLPMLELRHLSRKGKYRDINLALRSGEIVSIVGLLGAGRTELCMSLFGMTKPEDGEIRINGTPVKLRNNHDAIRHGIGYVSEDRLTQGLIMEQSIYDNTIVTVFDKLHTRSGLLDHAKAGQLVADLIRELNIKVSDAQLPVKTLSGGNAQRIAIAKWVATQPRILILDSPTVGVDIANKEGIYQIARQLAEQGMAVLMICDEIPEAYYNSHRVLVMRQGELVAEFNPHHCTEQEIAGVVNA, encoded by the coding sequence ATGACCGACACCACCGCATTTATCACTCTTGAGAATATCAGCAAGCGATTCCCGGGCGTGCTGGCGCTGGATAATGTGAATTTAAGGCTGGAGAAAGGCGAAGTTCACTGTCTGGCGGGGCAAAACGGCTGCGGAAAGAGCACTATCATCAAAGTTATCTCCGGTGTTTATCACCCGGAAAAGGGCGCTAACATCGCGCTCGACGGCAAGCTTTTTCACCAGCTCACGCCGCAGCTTTCAGCGCACTACGGGATTCAGGTTATCTACCAGGATCTGTCGCTGTTTCCTAATTTTAGCGTGGCGGAAAATATCGCCATTCACCGCTACCTCCCCGGAGGCGATATCTGGGTGCGTCGTCGCGCGATGCGAACCCAGGCGCTGGCGGCGATGGCGCGCATTGGCGTGCGCCTCGATCCGGATAAAAAAGTAGAAAAACTCTCTATTGCCGACCGCCAGTTGGTGGCGATTTGCCGCGCGATTGCCGCCGATGCCCGGCTGGTAATTATGGATGAACCCACCGCGTCGCTTACCCGCCAGGAAGTGAATGGCTTGCTGCGCGTGGTCAATGAACTGAAAGCCGCTGGTATTTGCGTGGTGTTTGTCAGCCACCGTCTGGATGAAGTGATGGAAGTGGCCGATCGTATCAGCGTGATGCGCGACGGCAAATTGATTGGTACCTGGCCGGCAAGCGAACTGGATAGCCACGAGCTGGCGTATCTGATGACCGGCCAGCGTTTTAACTATAGTCCGCTGCCGGAAAAACCACCGGTGGATCAATTGCCCATGCTGGAACTGCGTCACCTTAGCCGCAAAGGCAAATATCGCGATATCAATCTGGCGCTGCGCAGCGGCGAAATCGTGTCGATTGTTGGCCTTTTAGGCGCCGGGCGTACCGAACTGTGCATGAGTCTGTTTGGTATGACCAAACCGGAAGATGGCGAGATCCGCATCAATGGCACGCCGGTGAAACTGCGTAACAACCATGACGCGATTCGTCACGGCATTGGTTATGTGTCGGAAGACCGGCTGACGCAGGGGCTGATCATGGAACAGTCGATTTATGACAACACCATCGTCACGGTGTTCGACAAGCTGCACACGCGCAGCGGGTTGCTTGATCACGCGAAAGCCGGGCAACTGGTGGCCGATCTGATTCGCGAGCTGAATATCAAAGTCTCCGATGCACAGTTGCCGGTGAAAACGCTCTCCGGCGGCAACGCGCAGCGTATCGCCATCGCTAAATGGGTTGCCACGCAGCCGCGCATTCTGATCCTTGATTCGCCCACGGTTGGCGTAGACATCGCCAACAAAGAGGGCATTTACCAGATTGCCCGCCAGCTGGCGGAGCAGGGGATGGCGGTGCTGATGATTTGTGACGAAATCCCGGAGGCTTACTACAACAGCCATCGCGTGCTGGTGATGCGTCAGGGAGAACTGGTGGCTGAATTTAATCCGCACCATTGCACAGAGCAGGAAATTGCCGGGGTGGTCAATGCGTAA